A single genomic interval of Streptomyces graminofaciens harbors:
- a CDS encoding polysaccharide deacetylase family protein, which produces MYHSVGDCSDDPYRVTVSPERLRLQLRWLRRRGLRGVSVADLLAARARGEGRKLVGLTFDDGYADFVDAALPLLREHGCGATVFVLPGRLDDENQWDPLGPRKPLLSKQGILTAAATPGIEIGSHGLAHIDLTKVDDETLRAETAGSRALLSELIGAPVQGFCYPYGTVDQRAVDAVRDAGYGYACAIDPGPLNGPYALPRVHIGEQDTAVRLFVKHRLHRLRRRPVEGV; this is translated from the coding sequence ATGTACCACTCCGTCGGCGACTGCTCCGACGACCCGTACCGCGTCACCGTCTCCCCCGAACGCCTCCGTCTGCAGCTGCGCTGGCTGCGCCGCAGGGGGCTGCGCGGGGTGAGCGTGGCCGACCTGCTCGCCGCCCGGGCGCGCGGCGAAGGGCGGAAGCTGGTGGGGCTCACCTTCGACGACGGGTACGCGGACTTCGTCGACGCCGCCCTGCCGCTGCTGCGCGAGCACGGTTGCGGGGCCACCGTCTTCGTCCTGCCGGGGCGGCTGGACGACGAGAACCAATGGGATCCGCTCGGCCCGCGCAAGCCCCTGCTGAGCAAGCAGGGCATCCTGACCGCCGCCGCCACGCCGGGCATCGAGATCGGCTCGCACGGGCTCGCCCACATCGACCTCACCAAGGTGGACGACGAGACACTGCGCGCCGAGACCGCCGGGAGCAGAGCACTGCTCTCGGAGTTGATCGGCGCTCCGGTACAGGGCTTCTGCTACCCGTACGGCACCGTCGACCAGCGGGCCGTCGACGCCGTACGGGACGCCGGCTACGGGTACGCCTGCGCCATCGACCCCGGCCCGCTGAACGGCCCGTACGCCCTCCCGCGCGTCCACATCGGCGAGCAGGACACCGCCGTGCGCCTCTTTGTCAAGCACCGGCTGCACCGCCTGCGCCGCCGCCCCGTCGAGGGGGTCTGA
- the murJ gene encoding murein biosynthesis integral membrane protein MurJ produces MTVTPPRTTGGAPAVPGSVPPPVPSARATAEPTDVAPPTGRFLAKATLVTAALTAIGSLLGLGRDQALSYLFGAGPETDAFLVAWTVPEFAATLLIEDGLAIVLVPMISVAVARRAQGAPGDPVRSVVATTLPRLSLAFTAVAALLMAGAPYLVRVLAPGLPDPALAVYCTRLTATCVFTFGLAGFCSAALRAHRRFMAPAAIYVAYNTGIIAVMFVLGGRWGVRAAAIGVAVGGVFMIISQLPSLLRELRRKSATVVEAVEPERPMDLALVSTVLLFGLCRQSQVLIERFLGSTLPAGAISHLNYAQKVAQIPMTFSLMLCTVTFPVVAQAVAAGDSERARSRVEKDLALVSCIVLLGAALIVACAPQIIELLFQRGAFTAHDTAATAAVMRVYALGLLGHAMVGALVRSYFSTRRPSWYPLAAMATGIVVTCWIGAVTAAHWGVLGLAAANATGITVTALLLLHGIGGRGVPIRVRQVVAEMSRPVRAAAVAAAIGMFCASRMDTPLLGLAVGSTVVSVVFVALARALGAAGFTPALHSVTRRLPHVRNR; encoded by the coding sequence ATGACCGTGACGCCTCCTCGGACGACCGGCGGAGCCCCGGCGGTACCTGGGTCCGTACCCCCGCCCGTGCCCTCCGCCCGGGCCACTGCCGAGCCCACCGATGTCGCCCCGCCGACCGGCCGGTTCCTCGCCAAGGCGACCCTCGTCACAGCCGCGCTCACGGCCATCGGGTCCCTGTTGGGCCTCGGCCGCGACCAGGCCCTGTCGTACCTGTTCGGAGCCGGTCCCGAGACGGACGCCTTCCTGGTCGCCTGGACCGTGCCGGAGTTCGCGGCGACGCTGCTCATCGAGGACGGCCTGGCCATCGTGCTGGTGCCGATGATCAGCGTGGCCGTGGCCCGCCGTGCGCAGGGCGCCCCCGGCGATCCCGTCCGCTCGGTGGTGGCCACCACGCTTCCCCGGCTGTCGCTGGCCTTCACGGCGGTGGCCGCGCTGCTGATGGCCGGGGCGCCCTACCTGGTGAGGGTGCTCGCGCCCGGCCTGCCCGATCCGGCGCTCGCGGTGTACTGCACCCGGCTGACGGCGACCTGTGTGTTCACCTTCGGGCTCGCCGGGTTCTGCAGCGCGGCGCTGCGCGCCCACCGCCGGTTCATGGCACCCGCGGCGATCTACGTGGCGTACAACACCGGGATCATCGCGGTGATGTTCGTCCTCGGCGGACGTTGGGGGGTACGCGCCGCGGCGATCGGGGTCGCGGTGGGCGGCGTATTCATGATCATTTCCCAACTGCCCTCTCTGCTCAGGGAGTTGCGTCGAAAGTCGGCGACAGTCGTGGAAGCGGTGGAGCCGGAGCGTCCGATGGATCTCGCTCTCGTCAGCACCGTCCTCCTCTTCGGACTGTGCCGCCAGTCCCAGGTACTCATCGAGCGCTTCCTCGGCTCCACACTCCCGGCCGGGGCCATCTCGCACCTCAACTACGCGCAGAAGGTGGCCCAGATCCCCATGACGTTCTCGCTGATGCTGTGCACCGTCACCTTCCCGGTGGTGGCGCAGGCGGTGGCCGCGGGCGACTCCGAGCGGGCCCGCAGCCGGGTCGAGAAGGATCTGGCGCTGGTCTCCTGCATCGTGCTGCTCGGCGCGGCGCTGATCGTCGCCTGCGCGCCGCAGATCATCGAACTCCTCTTCCAGCGCGGTGCGTTCACCGCCCACGACACCGCTGCCACGGCCGCCGTGATGCGCGTGTACGCCCTCGGGCTGCTGGGCCACGCGATGGTGGGCGCGCTGGTCCGTTCGTACTTCTCCACCCGGCGCCCCAGCTGGTACCCGCTCGCCGCCATGGCCACCGGGATCGTCGTGACCTGCTGGATCGGCGCCGTCACCGCCGCCCACTGGGGCGTGCTCGGACTCGCGGCCGCCAACGCCACCGGGATCACCGTCACGGCCCTCCTCCTGCTCCACGGCATCGGCGGGCGCGGGGTGCCGATCCGCGTCCGGCAGGTGGTGGCCGAGATGAGCAGGCCGGTGCGGGCGGCCGCGGTCGCCGCCGCGATCGGAATGTTCTGCGCGAGCCGCATGGACACACCTCTGCTCGGGCTCGCCGTGGGATCCACGGTCGTGTCCGTCGTCTTCGTCGCGCTGGCTCGGGCCCTGGGGGCCGCCGGCTTCACACCCGCACTCCACTCCGTCACACGAAGGCTCCCGCATGTCCGTAACCGCTGA